GCTGGGGGGTGCTCATGTCGGCCACTCTCCCATCCGGTCGTACATCTGGCAAAGCCCCTGCGTTGGATACGGGCGAAACGTCAGGGGCCTGTAGCCTCTCGACACCACTGCAACCGCTACCAGGAGCCTGTCGAAGATGGACCTCAGCAACGCCGTCGCCCTCGTCACGGGAGGGGCCTCCGGCCTCGGTCGTGCCACCGCCGAGGGGCTTGTCGCTGCGGGCGCGAAGGTCGTGTTGGTCGACCTGCCGTCCTCACCCGGCGCCGAGACGGCCTCGGAGATCGGCGACGCGGCCCGCTTCGTCCCCGCTGACGTGACCGACCCGGCGGCGGTGCAGGAGGCGATCGACACCGCGACGGAGCTCGGGACCCTGCGCGTGGCCGTGAACTGCGCCGGCGTCGGGACCCCCGGTCGGGTCCTGTCCAAGCGCGGCCCGATGGACCTCGAGCAGTTCCAGAAGGTCGTCACGATCAACCTGGTCGGCACGTTCAACGTCCTGCGCCTGTCCGCCGCTGCGATGGCCGCCTCCGATCCCGTGGACGGCGAGCGAGGCGTCATCGTCAACACCGCCTCGATCGCAGCGTTCGACGGGCAGATCGGCCAGGCGGCCTACGCGGCGTCCAAGGGTGGCGTGGTCGGCATGACCCTGCCGATCGCCCGCGATCTCGCCCAGCACCTGATCCGGGTCATGACGATCGCCCCGGGCACCTTCTCCACCCCGATGCTGCACGGCCTGCCACCCGAGGCGGTCAAGTCCCTCGGCGACGCCGTCCCCATGCCCTCCCGCCTGGGCGAGCCCTCCGAGTACGCGGCACTCGTCCGCCACATCTGCGAGAACCAGATGCTCAACGGCGAGGTCATCCGCCTCGACGGCGCCCTGCGGATGGCGCCGCGGTAGGCGACGAAGGACACTACGGCTCACAGGAGCCGTGAGCCGCGGCGCCCAGACGACATGGCGCCGCGGTAGGCGCCAATCGTGCCGAATCCCTGGGCCGCCCGAACCCCTGACCTCGGGGGGTCAGCCCTGGTGGGGGTAGCGCCAGTCGGTCGGGGGGACGAAGGTCTCCTTGATCGACCGGGGGCTGACCCAGCGCAGCAGGTTGAGGGGGGAGCCGGCCTTGTCGTTGGTGCCCGAGGCCCTCGCGCCGCCGAACGGCTGCTGGCCGACGACCGCGCCCGTGGGCTTGTCGTTGATGTAGAAGTTGCCCGCGGCATGGCGCAGGCGGCCCAGGGCGTCGTCGACGGCCGAGCGGTCGGTGGCGAACACCGCGCCGGTCAGGGCGTAGGGGGAGGAGGAGTCGACGAGGTCGAGGGTCTCCTCCCACCGGGCGTCGTCGTAGACGTACACCGTCAGCACCGGTCCGAAGAGCTCGCGGACCATCGTGTCGCTCGTGGGGTCCTCGGTGACCAGCACCGTCGGGTCGACGAACCAGCCCTCGCTGGCGTCCGCGCCGCCGCCGACCAGCACCTTGGCGCCCGCGTCGGTCGCCCCGGCGATGGCCTGGGTCAGCCGGTCGTGGGCCACCTTGTCGATGACCGCGCCGAAGAACGTGGACAGGTCCGCGCCCACGTCGCCGACGGTGATCTCCTCCGCCATCGTGGCCAGGGGGTCGCGGACGGCCGGCCACAGCGAGGCAGGGATGTAGGCCCGGCTGGCCGCCGAGCACTTCTGCCCCTGGTACTCGAAGGCCCCGCGCCCGAGGCCGACGGCCACGGCGAGCGGGTCAGCGGAAGGGTGGGCGATGACGAAGTCCTTGCCGCCGGTCTCGGCGACGATCCGCGGATAGGAGCGGTAGGTGTCGATGTTGGCGCCGGTCCGCTGCCACAGCTGCTTGAACACCGTCGTCGACCCGGTGAAGTGCAGCCCGCCGAAGTCACGATGGGACATGCACACCTCCGACACCATCGCCCCGTCACCGTGCACGAGGTTGATGACGCCGTCGGGCAGGCCGGCAGCGCGGAAGAGGTCCATCGTCACCTGCGCGGCGTAGGCCTGCTTCTCCGACGGCTTCCACACGACCGTGCAGCCCATGATCGCCGGCGCAGCGGGCAGGTTGCCGGCGATGGCGGTGAAGTTGAACGGGGTGAGGGCCAGCACGAAGCCCTCGAGCGGCCGGTGGTCGGTGCGGTTCCAGATGCCCGTGGAGGAAATTGGCTGCTCGGCGTGGATCTGCTCGGCGAACGCGCAGTTGAAGCGCAGGAAGTCGATCAGCTCGGCGGCTGCGTCGATCTCGGCCTGGTACACCGACTTGGACTGCCCCAGGATCGTGGCCGCGTTCAGCCGGTCGCGCCACGGGCCGCTGAGCATGTCGGCAGCCCGGAGGAACACGGCGGCCCGGTCGGCCAGGGGTGTGGCGGCCCAGTCGCGAGCCGCCTCACCAGCCGCGTCGATGGCTGCGGTGACGTCGTCGCGGCCGGCGGCGTGCACGGTGGCCAGTGACAGCCCGTGGTCGTGCGGCGCGGTGACGGTGAAGGTCGTCCCCGTCGTGACGTCTCGGCCACCGATGTGCATGGGGGCGTCGATGGGGCCGGCGCTGCGCACGGCAGCGATCGTCGACTCCAGCGATGCCCGTTCGGGGCTGCCGGGCGCGTAGTCGCGCAGGGGTTCGTTGACGGGCGTGGGGACGACGAAGCGTCCGCTGGCGTTCACCTGGCTCATGGCCTCACGGTAGCCGAGCAGGCACCCATCCGTCAGGGGGCGTCGCCGGATGGGCCGAGGGTTACTGGATGGCGTGCACCGCGGCGTCGGTCAGCTCCTGCAGGCGGTCGATCAGGAGGGCGCGGACGAGATGCTCGACGTCGGGGGAGATGTCGGCGACACCGCCGCGAGCCATGCGTTCGAGGACGCGGGCCTGGAGCACGTACAGGTCCTCCAGCGTGGACTGCACGTCGGGGCTCCAGGGCTCGTCGGGGACCAGCAGTGCGGTCCACCGCGTCAGGACTTCACCCTCGGTTTCCTCGAGGGTGATCACCCGGCCCGCGGCGTTGTCCGACAGGGCGCGTTGGAGGTCGCTGCACCTGTCGCGCAGGAAGGCGACGTCGGCGGCGTTGGAGGCGGGGTTTCGGCGTAGGAGCACAGTCATGTCACACCTTGTAGTGCGGATTTACTCTTAGTGATGCGTATCGGCACGTGCAGCCGAAACCCTTACGGTCGAATATGGCGTCAGTGCCAGAACTTCCCGAGGTCGAGAGCGTGAGGCGTCAGCTGGCGCCCAGATTGGTGGGTCGCAGGGTGTCGAGGGTCGCGGTGGACCCGGCGATGCCGCGCTACGACCGGGCCCGCGATGCGGAGGGTGGGCGGGTCGACGACCTCCGCCGCCGGGGCAAGTACCTGATCGCCGACCTCGACACCGATCGTGACCTGATCCTCCACCTCGGCATGACCGGCATCCTGCGGTGGCGGGGCGAGGACGGGTGGGACGGCAGCGACCCGTACGTGCGGGCCACGATCGAGCTCGACGACGGCTCGATGCTGGACTTCCGTGACGTCAGGCGGTTCGGCACCTTCGTGGTGACCCCGGCGGGGGAGCACGAGCGCCTGCCGACCCTCGCGGCGCTGGGGCCCGAGCCGCTGTCGGGGGCGTTCACCCGGGAGGGGTTCCACCGGGCGCTGTCGTCGACCCGCCAGCAGGTCAAGCCCTTCCTGCTGTCCCAGCGTCCGGTCGCCGGGGTCGGCAACATCTACGCCGACGAGGCCCTGTGGCGGGCACGGATCCGTCCGACGGCCCGGCGGATCGGGCGGGAGCGGTCCGACCGCCTCTGGCACGCCATCCGCACGGTCCTGGCCGAGTCGATCGAGCGGGAGGGGACCACCTTCCGCGACTACCAGATGGTCAACGGCGAGTCGGGTCGAAACGCCGACTTCCTCGTCGCCTACGGACAGGGCGGGCGTCCGTGCCCCCGGTGCGGCGAGCCGATGCGCAAGGGCGTCGTGGGCGGTCGCGGCACGACCTGGTGCGCGCGTTGCCAACGATGAACGAGGACGTCACGCTGCAGGGCCTCCTGCGCGATCCCAAGCTGGTCGTCGACACCGTGGCACCCACCCTGCTCTTCGCGGTGCTGGCCGTCCTGTCACCCCTGGTCGTGGCCGCGGGGGCGGCGCTGGCCTGGTGTGCGGTCGTCGTCCTCGTGCGGCGACGCCGGAAGCAGTCCCTCGCCCATGCCGTGTCCGGCCTCGGTGGCGTCGTGATCGGCGTGGCCGTGGCGCTGCTCAGCGGTGATGCGCTGGGGTTTTTCGTACCGGGCATCGTCGGCAATCTGGCCTTCGGCGTGCTGTGCCTGCTGAGCGTCCCCGTCGGCCGGCCCGCGGTCGCCTGGACCAGCGCGACGCTGGTCCGCTGGCCGCTGGAGTGGTACTGGCATCCCCGTGTCCGGCCCGCCTACAGCGAGGTCACGATCGTCTGGGGCCTGTACTACCTGGGGAAGGGGGGATGGCAGGCGCTGCTGTTGCGCGACGGCGACCTGGCTGCGCTGGCGACGGTCCGGCTGGTCACGGGCTGGCCGGGCCTGCTCGCCCTCGTCGCGGCGACCTGGGCGTACATCACGTGGCGGCTCGGCACGCTGGACGCACCCGATGTCGACGCGTTCCGGTCCGGGCACGACGAAGCCGACGCCACGGGGGCGTCGGCTGGGTCAGCGGAGGTCCTGCCGGAGGACGGCGAGGCCTAGAGGCCGCCGGTGGTCCGGACGCTGTCGATGAGGCCGTACTCCACCGACTCCTCGGCGCTCAGCCAGAAGTCGCGGAGGGTGTCCTTCTCGACCTGCTCCAGCGACTTGCCGGAGCGCTCGGAGAGGATCTCGTTGATCCGGTTGCGCATGAAGGTCATCTGCTGCGCCTGGATCTGGATGTCGGAGGCCTGACCGCGGGCACCACCGAGGGGCTGGTGGATCATGATCCGCGAGTTCGGGGTGGCCGATCGGGTGCCGGTGCCGGTGGCCAGCAGGAACGCGCCCGCCGATGCCGCCATGCCCACGCACACGGTGTTGACCTTGGCGTTGATCAGGTGCATCACGTCGTACATCGCGAACATCCCGCTGATCACGCCACCGGGGGAGTTGATGTACATCGTGATGTCGTCGTCGGAGTCCGAGCCCAGGGCAAGGAGCTGGGCGACGATCTCGTCGGCCTTCGTGTCCTCGATGGGGCCACGCAGGTACAGCACGCGGTTGTCGTAGAGCTTCTTGAAGGGATTCTGCGACAGGGCAGCCGCGAGAAGGGTGTCCTTCTCCTCCTTCGTCTCCTCGTCACCGTCGTCGGACCGGGGCGTCAGACCCCAGTACGTGTCGGAGGAACCTGCGTTGACGCTCATTCGTCGCATCCTTGGTCGCGAGCCGTTACCAACCGGGCACACCGGCGGGCGCACAGCGTAATGGCCTGCGGCCCGGATCGCTTGCCTTCCGTTCCGCCCGACACCGGCACCAGCCGGTGGGTTACGCTGCCGGCCGCGAGCACGACAGGGAGGTCCTGGTTGGAGAGGGGCGGTTCTCGCACACTCGCGCGTGGCCTGTCGGTGCTGCGCGCACTGGGCCAGCGCGACGAGGGTGCGACGGTGGCCGAGCTGTCCGTTGCGACGTCGCTGGACCGTGCGGTCCTCTACCGGCTGCTCGAGACCCTCTGCGAGACGGGGTTCGCGGTGCGCGACGAGGGCAGCCGGCGGTACCACCTCGGTGTCGCGCTGGTCGAGCTCGGCGCCCGAGCCGGACGGGGGCTGGAGGTCAGCCGGCTGGCGACCCCGGGCATGCGGACCCTGATGGAGGCGTGCAACGAGGCCGTCTGCCTGGGCGTGCGCGACGGCGACGACCTGGTGGTGGTGGACCGCATCGAACCGCAGGGCCTGTTCGTCCGGGTGTCCTACGGGGTCGGGTTCCGCCATCCGCTGCTGACCGGTGCCCACGGCCGGGCGCTGGCCGCCCACCTGGTGGAGGAGGACCGCGCAGCCCTCAGCGGCGACGACGGCGTGCTCGAGGCCCTCGACGCGGTGAGGATCCGCGGGTATGCGGTGTCCAACGGCGAGCTGGAGACCGGGACGACGGGGGTGGCCGCACCGATCCGGGACCGGACCGGCAACGCGGTTGCTTCGCTCGGGGTGGTGGCGCCGACCCCCCGGGTGCCGGACCCTGATCGCCTTGCCCCGATGGTGGTCGAGGTCACCACCGAGATCAGCCGACGGCTGGGCTGGGACGGCTGACCCGGTCGTGGGTCAGCCGGCGGGGCCGGCCGACAGGGCCAGACCTTGGGGGATCAGCCGCCCGGCGGGCCGAAGACCTGCACGGCGAGCAGCACACCCACCGCGAGGCCGCCGAGGATCGGCAGCACCCAGGCCAGGACGGCGGCCATGGCGCTGCGCTGGCGCACCGCGGGGACGTCGTCGTCGGCGTAGCGCTCTTCGCCCTCCACGTACACGTCGGCATCGTCGGTGAACACGGGATCGGGTCCGCCGGCACGTTCGGCAGGGGCGGCCGCGCCGAAGGGGGCCGTCGGGTCCGGTGCGGCGCCGGTGTCCTCGCCGTCGAGGGCTTGCAGGGCGGCGTACGGACCGGTTGCGGCCGGCGCGTCCGACGCGGGCGTCGGTGGTTCGTCGAGCTCGTCGAGGCCGGCGAAGGGGTCGTCGTCCTCGTGGTCGCCGGCCAGGATGTCGGACAGGCGCAGCTCGGCGGTGTCCCCGGGCGTGGGTGTCCAGTCGGCGTCGGCAGGATCCTGCGACGAGGCGGCCGGGAGGTCGGCGGTGTCGGCCACCGCGTCGGTCCCGGCTGCAACGACCGGGCCACCGACCACAGGTGGTGCCTCGTCGAAGTCGGCGAAGGGATCGTCGTCGTCCTCCTCGGCAGGACCAGCGTCGATCGGCGTGACGGCCGCGGGCTCGTCGGCGGCGGGCTCGTCGAAGGAGGGTGCCGTGTCGGCGACCGGCGCTCCGGCGATCGCTCCGTCGGCCGTCGGGGTGTCAGCCGTGGGGGTGTCGGCCGGCGGTGCGTCGGTGAGGAGCGGCTCGGCGGCAGATGGCTCGGTCGTCGCCTCGTCCGCATCGGGCGTCGACATCACGACGGGGGGAGCGGCAGGCGGCGGCGTGCTGGCCGCGGCGGCCACGGACCCTGTCGCCGTCAGAACCTGCACGAGGACGCGCTGGCCCATGTCGGGGGTGGCAGGCAGTCCCTCGATGCGGCGGCGGCCACGACGGACCGCTCGCGATCGAGCCGCACAACCGGCGCGCTCCTCGATGGCGGACTCCACCTGACCCGCCGCAGCGGGGTCGGCCACCCCGAGGCACCAGTCGCCCAGGGCGGACAGGTCCGCACACGGATCCTCCGTCGCCGCGGTGCGGTCACCGGAGGAGGTCTCGGGGCCGGCCAGCGCCAGCAGGGCACGGACCAGCGCGTCGCTGGCACCCGGGTCCTGCGCGGTCGTCGCCACACCCTTGTCGTGGGCCAGCAGCAGCGCGCGCCGCTCGTCGTCGGGCAGCTCGGCGATGGCCCGCTCGGCCGCGTCGAGGAAGCGCAGGTCCGGAGCAGGAAGGTCGGGCAGCAGCCCGGACGCCGACGGGGACGCAGGGGCCCGGCCGTCGGCACGCAGCCGCTCGGCGGAGATCGCCCACGTGGTCCGGCGTGCCCAGCCCTCGAGCGGGCCGGCGTCGGGCGAGGAGATCCACAGCTGGGTGAAGACGGCCTGCAGGACCTCCTCCACCTCGGCGGCGCCCGGCACGAGCCGGCGCGCCACGGCGTGGGCAGCGGGAACCAGCCGGTGGTACGCCTCGGCCAGCGCAAGCGGCTGGCCGGCGCGGATGCCGTCGAGGAGTTCGGGCTCGGCCGCCCGCCGGAAGTCCTGCTCGTGTGGGTTTGCCATCCCCACGACTGTAGAACCAAGACCTGCGGCCGTGTGGCATGTCCCCCGGCCGGCGGGGCAGTGCGGCCGGTCAGCCGGTCAGCTGGACCCGCTGTCGTCGACCGGCCCAGACCGGGTCGTGGTCGGGGTAGTCGGTGCGGAAGTGGGCCCCCCGCGACTCGGTGCGGTGCAGGGCGCTGTCGACGATCGCGCGGGCGGACACCAGCATGCTGTCGACCTCAAGGG
The nucleotide sequence above comes from Euzebya pacifica. Encoded proteins:
- a CDS encoding ClpP family protease, yielding MSVNAGSSDTYWGLTPRSDDGDEETKEEKDTLLAAALSQNPFKKLYDNRVLYLRGPIEDTKADEIVAQLLALGSDSDDDITMYINSPGGVISGMFAMYDVMHLINAKVNTVCVGMAASAGAFLLATGTGTRSATPNSRIMIHQPLGGARGQASDIQIQAQQMTFMRNRINEILSERSGKSLEQVEKDTLRDFWLSAEESVEYGLIDSVRTTGGL
- the mutM gene encoding bifunctional DNA-formamidopyrimidine glycosylase/DNA-(apurinic or apyrimidinic site) lyase — encoded protein: MASVPELPEVESVRRQLAPRLVGRRVSRVAVDPAMPRYDRARDAEGGRVDDLRRRGKYLIADLDTDRDLILHLGMTGILRWRGEDGWDGSDPYVRATIELDDGSMLDFRDVRRFGTFVVTPAGEHERLPTLAALGPEPLSGAFTREGFHRALSSTRQQVKPFLLSQRPVAGVGNIYADEALWRARIRPTARRIGRERSDRLWHAIRTVLAESIEREGTTFRDYQMVNGESGRNADFLVAYGQGGRPCPRCGEPMRKGVVGGRGTTWCARCQR
- a CDS encoding IclR family transcriptional regulator: MACGPDRLPSVPPDTGTSRWVTLPAASTTGRSWLERGGSRTLARGLSVLRALGQRDEGATVAELSVATSLDRAVLYRLLETLCETGFAVRDEGSRRYHLGVALVELGARAGRGLEVSRLATPGMRTLMEACNEAVCLGVRDGDDLVVVDRIEPQGLFVRVSYGVGFRHPLLTGAHGRALAAHLVEEDRAALSGDDGVLEALDAVRIRGYAVSNGELETGTTGVAAPIRDRTGNAVASLGVVAPTPRVPDPDRLAPMVVEVTTEISRRLGWDG
- the pruA gene encoding L-glutamate gamma-semialdehyde dehydrogenase gives rise to the protein MSQVNASGRFVVPTPVNEPLRDYAPGSPERASLESTIAAVRSAGPIDAPMHIGGRDVTTGTTFTVTAPHDHGLSLATVHAAGRDDVTAAIDAAGEAARDWAATPLADRAAVFLRAADMLSGPWRDRLNAATILGQSKSVYQAEIDAAAELIDFLRFNCAFAEQIHAEQPISSTGIWNRTDHRPLEGFVLALTPFNFTAIAGNLPAAPAIMGCTVVWKPSEKQAYAAQVTMDLFRAAGLPDGVINLVHGDGAMVSEVCMSHRDFGGLHFTGSTTVFKQLWQRTGANIDTYRSYPRIVAETGGKDFVIAHPSADPLAVAVGLGRGAFEYQGQKCSAASRAYIPASLWPAVRDPLATMAEEITVGDVGADLSTFFGAVIDKVAHDRLTQAIAGATDAGAKVLVGGGADASEGWFVDPTVLVTEDPTSDTMVRELFGPVLTVYVYDDARWEETLDLVDSSSPYALTGAVFATDRSAVDDALGRLRHAAGNFYINDKPTGAVVGQQPFGGARASGTNDKAGSPLNLLRWVSPRSIKETFVPPTDWRYPHQG
- a CDS encoding DUF3159 domain-containing protein — encoded protein: MNEDVTLQGLLRDPKLVVDTVAPTLLFAVLAVLSPLVVAAGAALAWCAVVVLVRRRRKQSLAHAVSGLGGVVIGVAVALLSGDALGFFVPGIVGNLAFGVLCLLSVPVGRPAVAWTSATLVRWPLEWYWHPRVRPAYSEVTIVWGLYYLGKGGWQALLLRDGDLAALATVRLVTGWPGLLALVAATWAYITWRLGTLDAPDVDAFRSGHDEADATGASAGSAEVLPEDGEA
- a CDS encoding sigma factor; the encoded protein is MANPHEQDFRRAAEPELLDGIRAGQPLALAEAYHRLVPAAHAVARRLVPGAAEVEEVLQAVFTQLWISSPDAGPLEGWARRTTWAISAERLRADGRAPASPSASGLLPDLPAPDLRFLDAAERAIAELPDDERRALLLAHDKGVATTAQDPGASDALVRALLALAGPETSSGDRTAATEDPCADLSALGDWCLGVADPAAAGQVESAIEERAGCAARSRAVRRGRRRIEGLPATPDMGQRVLVQVLTATGSVAAAASTPPPAAPPVVMSTPDADEATTEPSAAEPLLTDAPPADTPTADTPTADGAIAGAPVADTAPSFDEPAADEPAAVTPIDAGPAEEDDDDPFADFDEAPPVVGGPVVAAGTDAVADTADLPAASSQDPADADWTPTPGDTAELRLSDILAGDHEDDDPFAGLDELDEPPTPASDAPAATGPYAALQALDGEDTGAAPDPTAPFGAAAPAERAGGPDPVFTDDADVYVEGEERYADDDVPAVRQRSAMAAVLAWVLPILGGLAVGVLLAVQVFGPPGG
- a CDS encoding 3-hydroxyacyl-CoA dehydrogenase, with the translated sequence MDLSNAVALVTGGASGLGRATAEGLVAAGAKVVLVDLPSSPGAETASEIGDAARFVPADVTDPAAVQEAIDTATELGTLRVAVNCAGVGTPGRVLSKRGPMDLEQFQKVVTINLVGTFNVLRLSAAAMAASDPVDGERGVIVNTASIAAFDGQIGQAAYAASKGGVVGMTLPIARDLAQHLIRVMTIAPGTFSTPMLHGLPPEAVKSLGDAVPMPSRLGEPSEYAALVRHICENQMLNGEVIRLDGALRMAPR